One region of Catenuloplanes indicus genomic DNA includes:
- a CDS encoding NAD-dependent epimerase/dehydratase family protein, translating into MKALLLGGAGFIGLHLARRLVSEGHSVTIVDDFSRGREDAFLSEVRASPLVDVVSGDLTDPAVWAALPATGWDEIYLLAAVVGVRNVEKDPARVVRVNTLSAMHLLDWVAPGSRVFFASTSEVYAGGVDAGIVPVPTPENIPAQISDVTAPRFAYAVSKLLGEAAFVHTSRAKGFDAVVGRFHNVYGPRMGADHVIPEMSLRALSGADTFAVPGADQFRAFCHVDDAVTAILLLMRSPGAAGRIVHIGNDREETNIGDLAKLVLRVAGTSATLAPSDAPPGSVKRRCPDLTLLRSLTGYEPTVPLEEGVRTTFAWYKEHGRPQ; encoded by the coding sequence GTGAAGGCTCTCCTGCTCGGCGGTGCCGGTTTCATCGGCCTGCACCTGGCCCGTCGTCTCGTCTCCGAGGGTCACTCGGTGACCATCGTGGACGACTTCTCGCGCGGCCGCGAGGACGCGTTCCTCTCCGAGGTGCGTGCGTCCCCGCTGGTGGACGTCGTCTCCGGCGACCTGACCGACCCCGCCGTGTGGGCCGCGCTGCCCGCGACCGGCTGGGACGAGATCTACCTGCTCGCGGCCGTGGTGGGCGTGCGCAACGTGGAGAAGGACCCGGCGCGCGTGGTCCGGGTCAACACGCTCTCCGCGATGCACCTGCTCGACTGGGTCGCCCCCGGCTCGCGCGTGTTCTTCGCGTCGACCAGCGAGGTCTACGCGGGCGGTGTCGACGCCGGGATCGTGCCGGTGCCGACGCCGGAGAACATCCCGGCGCAGATCTCCGACGTGACCGCGCCGCGCTTCGCGTACGCGGTCAGCAAGCTCCTCGGCGAGGCCGCGTTCGTCCACACGTCCCGGGCGAAGGGCTTCGACGCCGTGGTCGGCCGGTTCCACAACGTGTACGGCCCGCGGATGGGCGCCGACCACGTCATCCCGGAGATGTCGCTGCGCGCGCTGTCCGGCGCGGACACGTTCGCAGTCCCGGGCGCCGACCAGTTCCGCGCGTTCTGCCACGTCGACGACGCGGTGACGGCGATCCTGCTGCTCATGCGCTCCCCCGGCGCCGCCGGCCGGATCGTGCACATCGGCAACGACCGCGAGGAGACCAACATCGGCGACCTCGCCAAGCTGGTCCTTCGGGTCGCCGGCACGTCCGCCACGCTGGCGCCGTCGGACGCGCCGCCCGGCTCGGTCAAGCGCCGCTGCCCCGACCTGACGCTGCTGCGCTCGCTGACCGGGTACGAGCCGACCGTACCGCTGGAGGAAGGCGTCCGGACCACGTTCGCGTGGTACAAGGAGCACGGACGGCCGCAATGA
- a CDS encoding DUF6082 family protein, whose translation MRIVHEAVNAFVTSIDWQTISDIGQAVGALGTVISALALVGVVHSLRLQHRQARASEEEVVRGMRNDLMLVALENEEYLPLWGFPHALSNREMTLHAYLGMEFSYFETALRHGRMTELELERMLARMFQISTVRDFWRESRIVYLESGDQSAGSLARIAERHYRNVVEYAEIESSSSEPATAGDGHRWQFDTLDVAGLLPPRPRRAVLSTCLQLLRVAIWLAVGATVRRGRYRSARRR comes from the coding sequence ATGCGAATCGTCCATGAGGCGGTGAACGCGTTCGTCACGTCGATCGACTGGCAGACCATCAGTGACATCGGTCAGGCGGTCGGCGCGCTCGGCACCGTGATCTCCGCACTAGCGCTGGTCGGCGTGGTGCACTCGCTGCGCTTGCAGCACCGGCAGGCGCGAGCATCCGAGGAGGAGGTCGTCCGCGGCATGCGGAATGACCTCATGCTGGTGGCGCTGGAGAACGAGGAATACCTCCCGCTCTGGGGATTTCCACACGCTCTGAGCAACAGAGAGATGACGCTGCATGCCTATCTAGGCATGGAGTTCAGCTACTTCGAGACCGCATTGCGGCACGGCCGGATGACGGAGCTCGAGTTGGAGAGAATGCTCGCCCGAATGTTCCAGATCTCCACGGTACGAGACTTCTGGCGGGAGTCCCGGATCGTGTACCTCGAGTCGGGAGATCAGTCGGCCGGCAGCCTCGCCCGAATCGCGGAACGACACTACAGGAACGTCGTGGAGTACGCGGAGATCGAATCCTCGTCGAGCGAGCCGGCCACGGCCGGTGACGGTCATCGCTGGCAGTTCGACACCCTCGACGTGGCCGGGCTGCTGCCGCCCCGGCCCCGGCGGGCGGTCCTGTCGACCTGCCTGCAACTGCTCCGCGTCGCGATCTGGCTCGCGGTCGGCGCGACGGTCAGGCGCGGACGGTACCGCTCCGCACGCCGGCGATGA
- a CDS encoding DUF6879 family protein, whose protein sequence is MADGPVGLLRRSFDERLAAAGVAGSTALGVLLNLVDWAGPGEAIIVALLGSTLTFVVGAGLRAERRAETHDLVGAVPALRPELTRILALTAQISAQYRDRNAREELRRRCRRFVDELDGLSRGQLRTDAWDAGQLVSRTEQCRRRMQAVTNITAVGPGWWTATLGRDYWRANTAAIARGVQITRVFIVADRTEPAFAALLAEQRAAGVRTLVLDHADAPRDLLVNMVIWDDNHAWQAEMNPFGGISGNIFHHDPGTVRRLRDLADACIERAHP, encoded by the coding sequence ATGGCAGACGGACCCGTGGGCCTGCTCCGCAGATCCTTCGACGAGCGGCTGGCCGCGGCCGGCGTGGCCGGCTCGACCGCGCTGGGCGTCCTGCTCAACCTCGTCGACTGGGCCGGTCCCGGCGAGGCGATCATCGTGGCGCTGCTCGGCTCGACGCTCACGTTCGTGGTCGGGGCCGGCCTGCGGGCGGAACGCCGCGCCGAGACGCACGACCTGGTCGGCGCCGTGCCCGCGCTGCGCCCCGAACTGACCCGGATCCTCGCGCTGACCGCGCAGATCTCCGCGCAGTACCGGGACCGCAATGCTCGCGAGGAACTGCGCCGCCGCTGCCGCCGGTTCGTGGACGAGCTGGACGGCCTGTCCCGCGGCCAGTTGCGCACCGACGCCTGGGACGCGGGCCAGCTGGTGTCACGGACCGAACAGTGCCGGCGCCGCATGCAGGCCGTCACCAACATCACCGCGGTCGGCCCCGGCTGGTGGACCGCCACGCTCGGCCGCGACTACTGGCGGGCCAACACCGCCGCGATCGCCCGGGGCGTCCAGATCACCCGGGTCTTCATCGTCGCCGACCGCACCGAGCCCGCGTTCGCCGCACTGCTGGCCGAGCAGCGCGCCGCCGGCGTCCGCACGCTCGTCCTCGACCACGCGGACGCCCCCCGCGACCTGCTGGTCAACATGGTCATCTGGGACGACAACCACGCCTGGCAGGCCGAGATGAACCCGTTCGGCGGCATCAGCGGCAACATCTTCCACCACGACCCCGGCACCGTACGCCGCCTGCGCGACCTGGCCGACGCCTGCATCGAGCGGGCCCACCCGTGA
- a CDS encoding DUF397 domain-containing protein translates to MEVAASPSGILVRDAKDEGRGAVLGFRAGAWNAFIAGVRSGTVRA, encoded by the coding sequence GTGGAAGTCGCAGCGTCGCCGTCCGGCATTCTGGTCCGGGACGCCAAGGACGAAGGGCGCGGTGCGGTGCTCGGTTTCCGAGCCGGCGCCTGGAACGCCTTCATCGCCGGCGTGCGGAGCGGTACCGTCCGCGCCTGA